One part of the Longimicrobium sp. genome encodes these proteins:
- a CDS encoding rhomboid family intramembrane serine protease, with the protein MAYRSSYDSPFRSSVTPWVAKLLIANTAIFIVVLLLGKTSAGSVVLDYLVLDRDRLLTRPWTVVTYAFTHAEVLHYLFNMVGLFFLGPPLEDRWGGRAFLRFYLVAALGGAIFSLFVSGSVLGASAAVNGLLLAWALIWPDAQIYLFGVIPVKVKYLAIGLAVISLLNSAGSGPGDGVAHLAHLGGFVAAFIYLKSPWAPSEWGEVPARPSKRKKKENALAAWVGKKRSGPQPVASTPVTPHPSAPAHRAERELLDDVDRILDKISAQGLGSLTDDERKRLDEVSRRYRTN; encoded by the coding sequence AACACCGCGATCTTCATCGTCGTGCTCCTGCTGGGCAAGACGAGCGCGGGCTCCGTCGTGCTGGACTACCTCGTACTCGACCGGGACCGCCTCCTCACGCGCCCCTGGACGGTGGTCACGTACGCGTTCACGCACGCGGAGGTCCTGCACTACCTCTTCAACATGGTGGGCCTCTTCTTCCTGGGCCCGCCGCTGGAGGACCGTTGGGGCGGCCGCGCCTTCCTGCGCTTCTACCTGGTGGCGGCGCTGGGCGGGGCGATCTTCTCGCTCTTCGTCTCGGGGAGCGTGCTGGGCGCCTCGGCCGCGGTGAACGGCCTGCTGCTGGCCTGGGCGCTGATCTGGCCCGACGCGCAGATCTACCTGTTCGGCGTGATCCCGGTGAAGGTGAAGTACCTCGCGATCGGGTTGGCGGTCATCAGCCTGCTCAACTCCGCCGGCTCGGGCCCCGGCGACGGCGTTGCGCACCTGGCGCACCTGGGCGGCTTCGTGGCGGCCTTCATTTACTTGAAGAGCCCCTGGGCGCCCAGCGAGTGGGGCGAGGTGCCGGCGCGCCCCAGCAAGCGCAAGAAGAAGGAGAACGCGCTGGCGGCGTGGGTGGGGAAGAAGCGCTCCGGCCCGCAGCCGGTCGCCTCCACGCCCGTCACCCCGCACCCCAGCGCCCCCGCCCACCGCGCCGAGCGCGAGCTGCTGGACGACGTGGACCGCATCCTCGACAAGATCTCCGCCCAGGGCCTCGGCTCCCTGACCGACGACGAGCGCAAGCGGCTGGACGAGGTGAGCAGAAGGTACAGGACGAACTGA